A region from the Aegilops tauschii subsp. strangulata cultivar AL8/78 chromosome 5, Aet v6.0, whole genome shotgun sequence genome encodes:
- the LOC109747595 gene encoding uncharacterized protein yields the protein MVAPGTTTYLKWSKTPITFDQSDHPAHAATPGRQVLVVDPVVGGTRLTKVLMDGGNGLNILYAETLQGMGIPMSQLSERNMQFHGIIPGKKAKSLRQIALDVVFGDSKNFRKEKLTFEAHICSFHGPSMLRVSEVQDAGPKGVITVTGNRQRAEECLQKGSKIVDEQMAVVELEVYKKNAYPSDLSRAKKPTSEYAFQSSGETKPVHIHPEDPSAAPNHISTTLGSK from the exons atggttgctccgggaACTACGACGTACCTGAAGTGGTCGAAAActcccattacattcgaccagtcagATCACCCGGCGCACGCTGCCACCCCTGGGCGGCAAGtgctggtggtcgacccagtcgttggGGGCACCCGACTGACTAAAGTTCTCATGGATGGTGGCAATGGTCTGAACATTCTTTATGCTGAGACCCTCcaggggatgggcattccgatgtcccaACTCAGTGAGAGAAACATGCAGTTCCATGGAATCATCCCAGGAAAGAAAGCAAAGTCACTCAGACAGATTgctcttgatgtggttttcggtgattccaagaatttcCGCAAAGAGAAGTTGACGTTTGAG gcccacatatgctcgtttcatggcCCGTCCATGTTACGTGTATCTGAAGTTCAAGATGCCGGGCCCAAAGGTGTGATTACAGTCACTGGGAATAGGCAGAGAGCAGAGGAGTGCCTCCAGAAGGGTTCCAAGATTGTTGATGAGCAAATGGCGGTGGTGGAACTAGAGGTGTACAAGAAAAATGCCTACCCGAGTGATTTGTCGCGAGCCAAGAAGCCTACTTCAGAATAcgcatttcagtcgtccggtgagACAAAGCCAGTCCACATTCACCCGGAAGACCCCTCTGCTGCTCCGAACCATATTTCAACGACACTCGGCAGCAAATAG
- the LOC141023209 gene encoding uncharacterized protein, with the protein MPFGLKNASTTFMRMIQKCLLTQISRNVEEYMDDIVVKSGKSSDLLTDLAETFANLRRFDIKLNLSKCTFGVLGGKLLSFLISEQGIDANPEKTGAILRMIRPALPLYRPMKKSDTFEWTIEAEAAVVLVSPRGDKLSYFLKIHFDSYHNEVEYEALLYGLRMAILLGIRRLMVYDDSDLVVNQVMKEWDVRSPAMIGYCNAVRKLEKKFEGLELHHVPRLKNQAADDLAKIGSTRKPIPSNVFLEHLHTPSVQEDPFTEEPPQPISSTNSTEVEVPAIVDLIMEILVITPDWTMPYIAYLLRQELPEDEVEASQIVRRSKPFMVIGGHLYRESVTSVAQRCISPEEGRLILNEIHSRTYGHHASSWTIVAKACRARFYWPRANEAAKEIVEKCEGC; encoded by the exons ATGCCTTTCGGTCTCAAGAATGCTAGCAccacattcatgcgcatgatCCAGAAGTGCCTTCTCACTCagatcagtcggaatgtggaagaatatatggatgatatcgtggtcaagTCAGGCAAGAGTTCCGACCTActgactgacctcgctgaaacctttgccaatctGAGAAGATTTGACATCAAGCTGAATCTGTctaagtgcacattcggagttcttGGAGGAAAGCTGCTCAGTTTTCTCATTTCCGAGCAAGGGATAGATGCAAACCCCGAAAAGACCGGTGCAATTCTCCGAATGatacgccct gcattgcctctttaccgaccgATGAAAAAGTCTGATACATTCGAGTGGACTATTGAAGCTGAAGcagc AGTGGTCTTGGTGTCCCCAAGAGGCGACAAACTCAGTTATTTCCTcaagattcactttgattcctacCACAATGAAGTTGAGTACGAAGCACTTCTctatgggttgcgtatggccatctTACTCGGCATCCGTCGCTTGATGGTATACgacgactcagacttggtggttaatcaggtgatgaaggagtgggatgtcAGGAGCCCTGCCATGATCGGATACTGCAATGCAGtaaggaagttggaaaagaagtttgaagggTTGGAACTCCACCATGTTCCCCGACTCAagaatcaagcagctgatgatcTGGCGAAAATAGGTTCCACTCGGAAGCCTATTCCCagtaatgtgttcttggagcatctccATACCCCGTCAGTACAAGAAGATCCCTTTACTGAGGAACCTCCCCAACCAATAAGTTCTACCAACTCGACTGAAGTCGAGGTGCCAGCAATTGTGGACCTAATAATGGAGATTTTGGTAATCACCCCCGACTGGACGATGCCGTATATTGCATATCTGCTCAGGCAGGAGCTTCCAGAGGATGAAGTTGAAGCTAGTCAGATCGTCCGCAGGTCCAAGCCCTTCATGGTAATCGGTGGACACCTCTACCGAGAAAGTGTTACTAGCGTAGCTCAGCGATGTATCTCTCCAGAAGAGGGCCGACTGATCTTGAATGAGATTCACTCGAGGACCtatggtcaccatgcgtcctcctggaccatcgtggccaaagcatgCCGAGCAAGATTCTACTGGCCACGGGCCAATGAAGCAGCAAAAGAGATTGTTGAGAAGTGTGAAGGTTGCTAG